In Sphingobium sp. Z007, one DNA window encodes the following:
- a CDS encoding YdcF family protein: MIVRFLAITLLTWMLGFVWFAIFLPQPLDGRRTDAIVVLTGGAGRIDRGIALLQSGAAKRMLISGVDRSVRPVELAAEYKTPEALLSCCITLGREAIDTRSNGLETARWLERRDYKTVRLITTDWHMRRAALELRQALPDGKVSIVYDAVPSRPSLTILAREYNKYLLRRIAALIGI; this comes from the coding sequence GTGATCGTCCGTTTTCTGGCGATCACGCTGCTGACCTGGATGCTGGGCTTCGTGTGGTTCGCCATCTTCCTGCCCCAGCCGCTCGACGGTCGCCGGACCGACGCGATCGTCGTGCTGACCGGCGGCGCGGGCCGCATCGATCGCGGCATCGCGCTGCTGCAAAGCGGCGCGGCCAAGCGAATGCTGATCTCCGGCGTCGACCGATCGGTGCGTCCAGTCGAACTGGCGGCAGAATATAAGACGCCCGAAGCGCTGCTGAGCTGCTGCATCACGCTGGGTCGGGAGGCGATCGACACACGCTCCAACGGTCTGGAAACCGCGCGCTGGCTGGAACGGCGCGATTACAAGACCGTGCGCCTCATTACCACCGACTGGCATATGCGCCGCGCCGCGCTGGAACTGCGTCAGGCGCTGCCGGACGGCAAGGTTTCGATAGTCTATGACGCGGTGCCCAGCCGCCCCAGCCTCACCATATTGGCGCGGGAATATAATAAATATCTGCTTCGTCGCATCGCCGCGCTGATCGGCATCTGA
- a CDS encoding 1-acyl-sn-glycerol-3-phosphate acyltransferase gives MLTALRSLLFTLVFYVGSLFIVLSALLASWFMLSSVLPIATVWSRYHRWCAHWLLGQRVRVDGELPIGPYLYIIKHESMFETIDILCLFKSPAVGAKRELFDIPIWGRVAQVYGLIPIERTAGASALRTLRAAAKDRIAQGRPICLFPEGTRVPHGEAPPLRAGFAGLYSLLGLPVVPIAIDSGRVSPRGKFLKRSGVITYKVGQIVPVGLDRREAERQVHAAINALNPPSALDQ, from the coding sequence ATGCTGACCGCGCTGCGCTCTCTCCTTTTCACGCTCGTCTTCTATGTCGGCAGCCTGTTCATCGTGCTGTCCGCGCTGCTCGCGAGCTGGTTCATGCTATCTTCGGTGCTGCCGATCGCAACTGTGTGGAGCCGCTATCATCGCTGGTGCGCCCATTGGCTGCTGGGGCAGCGGGTGCGGGTGGACGGTGAACTGCCGATTGGTCCCTATCTCTATATCATCAAACATGAATCGATGTTCGAGACGATCGACATATTATGCCTGTTCAAAAGTCCGGCGGTCGGGGCCAAGCGGGAATTGTTCGATATTCCCATCTGGGGCCGAGTCGCGCAGGTCTATGGACTGATCCCCATAGAACGCACCGCCGGGGCGAGCGCCTTGCGCACGTTGCGGGCGGCGGCGAAGGATCGCATTGCGCAGGGGCGGCCGATCTGCCTCTTCCCCGAAGGCACCCGCGTCCCCCATGGCGAGGCGCCCCCGTTGCGAGCCGGCTTTGCAGGGCTTTACAGCCTGCTTGGCCTGCCGGTCGTGCCGATCGCCATTGACAGCGGACGGGTGTCGCCGCGCGGCAAATTCCTCAAGCGGTCGGGCGTCATCACCTATAAGGTCGGCCAGATCGTGCCCGTTGGCCTCGACCGCCGGGAGGCCGAGCGGCAGGTCCATGCCGCGATCAACGCCCTGAACCCGCCATCGGCCCTGGATCAGTGA
- a CDS encoding prephenate/arogenate dehydrogenase family protein — protein MLPFARVTIIGLGLIGASLARAIRADMPTVRVTGHDADPAVRETARRIDLCDDVTDTAGASVTDADLVILCVPVRAMGAAAAEIADDMPVDAIVSDVGSCKADVLAQLNAALPGRTIIPAHPVAGTENSGPEAGFATLFKGRWCIVTPPADADPAAVERVSELWRRVGADVETMDPAHHDLVLAVTSHLPHLIAYTIVGTASDLENVTQSEVIKYSAGGFRDFTRIAASDPTMWRDVFLANKDAVLEMLQRFSEDLSALQRAIRWNDGDALFDLFTRTRAIRRSIIEQGQDDAKPDFGRSH, from the coding sequence ATGCTGCCATTCGCCCGCGTCACTATCATCGGCCTGGGGCTGATCGGCGCCTCGCTCGCCCGCGCGATCCGGGCGGACATGCCGACGGTGCGCGTCACCGGCCATGACGCCGACCCGGCGGTGCGCGAAACCGCCCGGCGGATCGACCTGTGCGACGATGTGACGGATACGGCGGGCGCTTCGGTGACGGACGCCGATCTGGTCATATTGTGCGTGCCAGTCCGCGCGATGGGCGCGGCGGCGGCGGAGATCGCCGACGATATGCCCGTCGATGCGATCGTCAGCGACGTGGGTTCCTGCAAGGCGGATGTGCTGGCGCAACTGAACGCCGCCCTGCCGGGGCGGACCATCATCCCGGCGCATCCGGTCGCGGGCACGGAAAATAGCGGGCCTGAAGCAGGCTTCGCCACCCTGTTCAAGGGCCGCTGGTGCATCGTCACCCCGCCCGCCGATGCCGATCCCGCCGCGGTGGAGCGCGTGTCGGAGCTATGGCGGCGGGTCGGCGCGGACGTCGAGACGATGGACCCGGCGCATCATGATCTGGTGCTGGCGGTGACCAGCCATCTGCCCCATCTGATCGCCTACACCATCGTCGGCACCGCCAGCGACCTGGAGAATGTCACCCAGTCCGAAGTCATCAAATATTCGGCCGGCGGGTTCCGCGACTTCACCCGGATCGCGGCATCCGACCCGACCATGTGGCGCGACGTGTTCCTGGCGAACAAGGATGCGGTGCTGGAAATGCTCCAGCGCTTTTCGGAGGATCTGTCAGCCTTGCAGCGGGCGATCCGCTGGAATGACGGCGACGCCCTGTTCGACCTTTTCACCCGCACCCGCGCGATCCGCCGGTCGATCATCGAACAGGGCCAGGACGACGCCAAGCCCGACTTCGGCCGTTCTCACTGA
- a CDS encoding histidinol-phosphate transaminase: MTQTATKPAPKDWILGISAYVPGKSATDDGRPLIKLSANENPLGTGAAARAALVAATADLATYPDPGATKLREAIGAVHGLDPDRIIYGTGSDELLHIAASAYAGPGDEILYVRYGFAVYDIAARRVGATPVIAPDRDYATDVDALLAAVTDKTKVVFLANPNNPTGTMTSRAEIARLHAGLRPDILFVLDQAYAEYLDADEDDGGLELAKNASNVFVTRTFSKIHGLAAERIGWGYASAEVIDILHRIRAPFNVTTAGQAAAVAAIGDHEWVAFSRTHTARWREWLAGEVASLSNHGLRVVPSKTNFLLILFDGKLTAEAAMKGLWDEGYATRWLPGQGLPNGLRITIGTKAQTRAVATKLRAMAESA; the protein is encoded by the coding sequence ATGACACAGACCGCTACAAAACCTGCGCCCAAGGACTGGATTCTCGGCATCTCCGCTTATGTGCCGGGCAAGTCCGCCACCGATGACGGCCGCCCGCTCATCAAGCTGTCGGCCAATGAAAATCCGCTGGGCACTGGCGCCGCCGCGCGGGCGGCGCTCGTCGCCGCCACCGCGGACCTCGCCACCTATCCCGATCCGGGCGCGACAAAGCTGCGCGAGGCGATCGGCGCGGTCCACGGCCTCGATCCCGACCGGATCATCTACGGCACCGGATCGGACGAACTGCTGCACATCGCCGCGTCCGCCTATGCCGGGCCGGGCGATGAAATCCTCTATGTCCGCTATGGCTTTGCCGTGTACGATATCGCTGCGCGGCGCGTCGGCGCGACCCCGGTGATCGCCCCGGACAGGGACTATGCGACCGACGTCGATGCGCTGCTCGCTGCCGTGACGGACAAGACCAAGGTCGTCTTCCTCGCCAATCCCAATAATCCGACCGGCACGATGACCAGCCGCGCAGAGATCGCCCGTCTCCATGCCGGGCTGCGCCCCGACATCCTGTTCGTGCTCGACCAGGCCTATGCCGAATATCTGGACGCGGATGAGGATGATGGCGGGCTGGAACTGGCGAAAAACGCATCCAACGTCTTCGTCACCCGCACCTTCTCCAAGATTCACGGCTTGGCGGCCGAACGGATCGGCTGGGGCTATGCCAGCGCGGAGGTGATCGACATCCTCCACCGTATCCGAGCACCGTTCAACGTGACGACCGCCGGCCAGGCTGCCGCCGTCGCAGCGATCGGCGATCACGAATGGGTGGCGTTCAGCCGGACGCACACGGCCCGGTGGCGCGAATGGCTGGCGGGCGAGGTCGCGTCCCTGTCCAACCACGGCCTGCGCGTCGTGCCCAGCAAGACCAATTTCCTGCTGATCCTGTTCGATGGCAAGCTGACGGCGGAAGCGGCGATGAAGGGGCTGTGGGACGAAGGCTATGCTACCCGCTGGCTGCCTGGACAGGGCCTGCCCAACGGTCTGCGCATCACCATCGGCACAAAGGCGCAGACCCGCGCGGTCGCGACCAAGCTGCGCGCCATGGCCGAATCGGCCTGA
- a CDS encoding GIY-YIG nuclease family protein: MARGGYTYIMTNKPRGVLYIGVTADIAARAEQHRNGTGSAFCKKFGLNRLVLVEPHDDITLAIAREKALKAWKREWKIRLVEESNPNWRDMSGAIL, translated from the coding sequence ATGGCGCGAGGCGGCTACACCTATATCATGACCAACAAACCCAGGGGCGTTCTCTATATCGGCGTCACAGCGGACATCGCAGCGCGCGCCGAACAACATCGCAACGGCACTGGCTCTGCTTTTTGCAAGAAGTTCGGGCTGAACCGCCTTGTTCTGGTGGAGCCACATGATGACATCACGCTCGCCATTGCCCGCGAGAAGGCACTCAAAGCCTGGAAGCGCGAATGGAAAATCCGGCTTGTGGAAGAGAGCAATCCCAATTGGCGCGATATGTCAGGCGCCATCCTTTGA
- a CDS encoding homoserine O-acetyltransferase has product MASVPISEDSRFGLRRQARLTTPLNLSSGARLGPVDIAYETYGAMNADKSNVILICHALTGDQYVASDHPVTGKPGWWWRLVGAGKPVDPARHFIVCANVIGSCMGSSGPASIDPATGDAYAMRFPVLTIADMVRAQAALLDHLGVERLSAVIGGSMGGMQALTWPTLFPDRVESCIVIASTARHSAQNIAFHEVGRQAIMADPQWRGGDYYADGQVPSAGLAVARMAAHITYLSEAGLTEKFGRRLQGRDAKTFGFDADFQVESYLRHQGLSFVERFDANSYLYITRAMDYYDIADDHGGSLAKAFTATKARFCLVSFDTDWLYPTTESRIIVHALNASGAQASFVELSSPFGHDAFLLECPELNRVVDGFLKGGRA; this is encoded by the coding sequence ATGGCCAGCGTTCCCATCAGCGAAGACAGCCGGTTCGGCCTGCGTCGTCAGGCCCGCCTGACCACCCCCCTGAACCTGTCCAGCGGCGCGCGGCTGGGGCCGGTCGATATCGCCTATGAAACCTATGGCGCGATGAATGCGGACAAGTCCAACGTCATCCTGATCTGCCATGCGCTGACCGGCGACCAATATGTGGCGTCCGACCATCCGGTCACCGGCAAGCCGGGCTGGTGGTGGCGATTGGTGGGGGCGGGCAAGCCGGTCGATCCGGCGCGCCATTTCATCGTGTGCGCCAATGTCATCGGCAGTTGCATGGGCTCATCCGGCCCGGCCAGCATTGATCCCGCCACTGGCGACGCCTATGCCATGCGCTTTCCGGTGCTGACCATCGCCGACATGGTGCGGGCGCAGGCCGCCTTGCTCGACCATCTGGGGGTGGAGCGGCTGAGCGCGGTGATCGGCGGGTCGATGGGGGGGATGCAGGCGCTGACCTGGCCCACGCTCTTCCCCGACCGGGTCGAAAGCTGCATCGTCATCGCCTCGACCGCGCGGCACAGTGCGCAGAATATCGCGTTCCACGAAGTCGGGCGGCAGGCGATCATGGCCGATCCGCAGTGGCGTGGCGGCGATTACTATGCCGACGGGCAGGTACCGAGCGCTGGCCTCGCGGTGGCGCGCATGGCGGCGCACATCACCTATCTGTCCGAAGCGGGCCTGACCGAGAAATTCGGGCGGCGGTTGCAGGGACGTGACGCCAAGACTTTCGGCTTCGACGCCGATTTCCAGGTGGAAAGCTATTTGCGCCATCAGGGGCTGAGCTTTGTCGAGCGGTTCGACGCCAACTCCTATCTCTACATCACCCGCGCCATGGACTATTACGACATTGCCGACGATCATGGCGGATCGCTGGCCAAGGCGTTCACCGCCACCAAGGCGCGCTTCTGCCTCGTCAGCTTCGATACCGACTGGCTTTATCCCACCACCGAATCGCGGATCATCGTCCATGCGCTCAACGCATCGGGCGCGCAGGCGAGCTTCGTGGAACTGTCCAGCCCGTTCGGCCATGACGCCTTCCTGCTGGAATGTCCCGAACTCAACCGGGTGGTGGACGGCTTCCTGAAGGGCGGCCGGGCATGA